One segment of Thermoanaerobacter kivui DNA contains the following:
- the flgK gene encoding flagellar hook-associated protein FlgK, with product MSTFQGLEIAKTGLFVSQKALDVTGHNIANANTPGYTRQVVDMASIAPPTTFGMYDQWGKVIGEGVKIQDIRQIRDQFLDNQFRRENKFLGEWETKAQVLAAVEDIFNEPSDSGINTVLNDFFNSLQELSKNPESLTVRAEVRERAIALADTFNTVYQHLYDKLNELNSTIQSRISEINSYADRISKLNNEIYRFELSGQTANDLRDQRNLLVDQLSKLVNITTYEDSNGNFRIDIAGQALVDGSTAFTMSMDSTGNVVWDLTGTSVNPSSGILKGLLDMRDGDGTNGIKGVPYYINEWNKLAYSIAKEINAVHESGYGLDGSHDIPLFGGFDTTGAYDSKVQYAQLIKVSSQILASDGLQKIAAASDPNALPGDNTNALQLIGLRDIPIQGLNGATFDDFARSLISNLGVDAQQANMMQQNQQVMVKQIDLNRQSVSGVSLDEEMTNMLKYQKSYAASARVITVMDELLDTLINRMGIVGR from the coding sequence ATGTCTACTTTTCAAGGATTAGAAATAGCAAAGACAGGATTGTTTGTAAGCCAAAAGGCTTTGGATGTCACTGGACACAATATTGCAAATGCTAATACTCCTGGGTATACTCGTCAAGTAGTAGATATGGCCTCAATTGCACCACCTACTACTTTTGGCATGTATGACCAATGGGGAAAAGTTATAGGAGAAGGCGTAAAAATACAGGATATAAGGCAAATCCGCGACCAATTTTTAGACAACCAATTCAGAAGGGAAAATAAATTTTTGGGTGAATGGGAAACAAAAGCGCAAGTTTTAGCTGCTGTTGAAGATATATTTAACGAACCTTCAGATAGCGGAATAAACACAGTGCTTAATGACTTTTTTAATTCCCTTCAAGAGTTATCCAAGAATCCCGAAAGTTTGACGGTAAGAGCGGAAGTTAGAGAGCGAGCTATTGCTCTTGCTGATACTTTTAATACTGTATATCAGCATCTTTATGATAAATTAAACGAATTGAATTCTACCATACAAAGTAGGATTTCAGAAATAAATTCTTATGCCGACAGAATAAGCAAATTAAACAATGAAATATATAGATTTGAACTTAGCGGACAGACAGCAAATGACCTAAGAGACCAGAGAAATCTCCTTGTCGATCAGCTTTCTAAGTTGGTGAATATTACTACTTATGAAGATTCTAATGGAAATTTCAGAATCGACATAGCTGGACAAGCTTTAGTTGATGGGTCGACTGCTTTTACTATGAGTATGGATAGCACTGGAAATGTCGTATGGGATTTGACGGGAACCTCTGTAAACCCTTCAAGTGGTATATTAAAAGGCTTACTTGATATGAGAGATGGAGATGGCACCAACGGGATAAAAGGAGTACCCTATTATATAAATGAATGGAATAAACTGGCATATAGCATAGCGAAGGAAATAAATGCTGTCCATGAGTCAGGTTATGGTCTGGATGGGTCTCATGATATTCCCCTTTTTGGTGGTTTTGATACGACTGGGGCATACGATTCAAAAGTTCAATATGCGCAATTAATTAAAGTAAGTTCACAAATATTAGCATCAGATGGACTTCAAAAGATAGCTGCAGCTTCTGATCCTAATGCTTTACCGGGAGATAATACAAATGCTTTACAACTTATTGGACTGAGGGATATACCTATTCAAGGACTGAATGGAGCAACATTTGATGATTTTGCAAGGTCTTTAATATCAAATCTTGGAGTGGATGCCCAGCAGGCCAATATGATGCAACAAAATCAGCAGGTCATGGTGAAACAGATTGATTTAAACAGACAATCGGTATCTGGTGTATCCTTAGACGAAGAGATGACAAACATGTTAAAGTATCAAAAATCCTATGCTGCTTCTGCAAGAGTGATAACAGTTATGGATGAACTTTTAGATACTCTTATAAATAGGATGGGCATTGTAGGAAGATAA
- the flgL gene encoding flagellar hook-associated protein FlgL, with the protein MRITDNMLITNFLNNYNNNLERLQKNQNMLSTGKRISRPSDDPVAVATSLRIRTDMTRNDAYTKNADDAKSWLDITDTALSQLNDLLQRTRELAVEGSNGTLTQTDMQKIANEIEQLKTQMIQVGNTQYNGRYIFAGFKTTTQPFSETKNSYSGDNGVIEFEVGAGGNKIAVNVTGDKVFNVDSTGISQLLTVMDKLKNALDSGDHQAVSSMIAEVDKQLENVLSVRAEVGAKSNRLDLIQNRLQSDNYNFTALLSKNEDADLAQVITNLKMDENVYRASLAAGARIMQPSLIDFLR; encoded by the coding sequence ATGAGAATTACAGATAACATGCTTATAACGAATTTTTTAAACAACTACAACAATAACCTTGAACGATTACAAAAAAATCAAAACATGTTATCTACAGGCAAAAGAATATCAAGGCCTTCTGATGACCCTGTTGCAGTAGCTACAAGCCTACGTATTCGAACAGATATGACAAGAAATGATGCTTATACCAAAAATGCCGATGATGCAAAATCCTGGTTGGACATAACTGATACTGCTTTAAGTCAATTGAATGACCTGTTACAGCGCACAAGAGAATTAGCAGTTGAAGGATCTAATGGGACTTTGACACAAACAGATATGCAAAAAATAGCTAACGAGATAGAGCAGTTAAAAACGCAGATGATACAAGTAGGGAATACTCAATACAATGGAAGGTATATATTTGCAGGTTTTAAAACTACAACCCAGCCTTTTAGTGAGACCAAGAATTCTTATAGTGGTGATAATGGTGTAATAGAGTTTGAAGTAGGTGCTGGGGGAAATAAAATAGCTGTAAATGTAACTGGAGATAAAGTTTTTAATGTAGATTCGACAGGAATTTCTCAACTTCTTACTGTGATGGATAAACTAAAAAATGCATTAGACTCGGGAGACCACCAGGCTGTAAGCAGCATGATAGCTGAGGTGGATAAGCAGCTGGAAAATGTTTTATCTGTAAGGGCAGAAGTAGGAGCAAAGTCAAATAGATTAGACCTCATACAAAATAGGCTCCAAAGTGATAATTATAACTTTACAGCCTTACTGTCTAAAAATGAAGATGCAGATTTGGCCCAAGTTATTACAAATCTCAAAATGGATGAAAATGTATATAGAGCATCACTAGCTGCGGGAGCTCGTATTATGCAACCTAGTCTTATAGACTTTTTAAGGTGA
- a CDS encoding DUF6470 family protein, whose protein sequence is MNIVINQTFGRIGIDTTPAQISIQSPKADLEIEQIPAKMEIDKKLPQVHIDQYQCFYEAGLKNIFDLVHDEAERSKKIALDAIGKIAEDGDILASIETHQDAIVSLSEEALIQDIDFNVDLMPKSRPKIWFEGYLKINWELGGVEIKAIPHKVVISATPAHVEIYLRQYPSIKIEYIGNHVDKRI, encoded by the coding sequence ATGAATATAGTGATAAATCAAACTTTTGGCAGGATAGGTATAGACACTACTCCTGCCCAAATTTCTATACAAAGCCCAAAAGCAGACCTTGAAATAGAACAAATACCTGCAAAAATGGAAATAGACAAAAAACTTCCGCAAGTGCATATAGACCAATATCAGTGTTTTTATGAAGCAGGGCTTAAAAATATCTTTGACCTTGTACATGATGAGGCAGAGAGGAGTAAAAAGATAGCTTTGGATGCTATAGGTAAAATTGCTGAAGATGGGGATATATTAGCTTCTATAGAAACTCACCAAGATGCAATTGTAAGTTTAAGTGAAGAAGCCTTGATTCAGGATATAGATTTCAACGTTGACCTCATGCCAAAGTCAAGGCCTAAAATATGGTTTGAAGGATATTTAAAGATAAATTGGGAATTGGGTGGTGTAGAAATAAAAGCAATCCCTCACAAGGTTGTAATATCTGCAACACCAGCTCATGTAGAAATATACCTAAGGCAATATCCTTCGATAAAAATAGAGTATATAGGGAATCACGTTGATAAGAGGATATGA
- the fliW gene encoding flagellar assembly protein FliW gives MELNTKNFGIIHYNEEDVIYFEEGIPGFEELHNFLIIGDESEDMPFKWLQSIDNPDIAFVVIDPRVFKPDYTFEIDEELKNFLAVEDVNHLLIFVIVVIPEKIEEMTANLKAPIIINAENNRGAQIILDNDKYLIKHPILEELKNAYSHA, from the coding sequence ATGGAACTTAATACAAAAAATTTTGGAATTATCCATTACAATGAAGAGGATGTCATTTACTTCGAAGAAGGTATTCCGGGTTTTGAAGAATTGCACAATTTCTTGATAATTGGCGATGAAAGTGAAGATATGCCTTTTAAATGGCTTCAATCAATAGATAACCCTGACATAGCCTTTGTAGTCATTGACCCCAGAGTTTTTAAGCCGGATTATACCTTTGAAATTGATGAAGAATTAAAAAATTTTCTGGCGGTAGAGGATGTAAATCACCTTTTAATATTCGTGATTGTGGTAATCCCCGAGAAGATAGAAGAGATGACTGCCAACCTGAAAGCTCCTATAATTATAAACGCTGAAAACAACAGAGGGGCCCAGATTATACTGGATAATGATAAATACCTGATAAAACATCCTATACTGGAGGAACTTAAAAATGCTTATTCTCACGCGTAA
- the csrA gene encoding carbon storage regulator CsrA has protein sequence MLILTRKIGQSIIIGENVEVKIVSIEEGKVKLGITAPKEVTVLRKELIEVMDENIKAASVSKEAVKEIEKFIKKR, from the coding sequence ATGCTTATTCTCACGCGTAAAATAGGTCAATCCATAATTATAGGGGAAAATGTAGAAGTAAAGATAGTAAGTATTGAAGAAGGGAAAGTAAAACTGGGGATTACCGCTCCAAAAGAAGTGACTGTATTAAGAAAAGAACTCATAGAAGTAATGGATGAAAATATAAAGGCGGCAAGTGTGAGCAAAGAAGCTGTAAAGGAGATAGAAAAATTTATCAAAAAACGCTAA
- a CDS encoding flagellin N-terminal helical domain-containing protein yields MIINHNLSALNAWRALSINTANTQKALEKLSSGLRINRAGDDAAGLAISEKMRGQIRGLEQASRNAQDAISLIQTAEGGLNEVHSILQRMRELAVQAANGTLTNDDRAAIQAEIDNLKNEVNRIANQTEFNTMKLLNGSLGTKVTITSGNEVTAASVTGTISTTGSFTIDLIRVGAAHVLWSNAPTKDDGSGNATSVSLDTTSSLNTLFGSGAFDGTQQLVISQGSQTINVALKGDDTIAGIINTINQRAQELKMNITASFDSVNGKILLTSTETGMANSITVSEVGFTSNVTFGWDDQTTAADYQYTVTNNTTGITSATLSSATKSATINDTTSGLTGVTVVFGNTASGTAATINITSNAVDMHIGANENQVMEIALNDMRATALGVGAIGKDINGNTRTSQFANLNDIDVSTSSNAEDAIITIDKAINEVSAERSKLGAYQNRLEHTINNLSVAAENLTAAESRIRDVDMAQEMMEFTKNNILNQAATAMLAQANQLPQTVLQLLR; encoded by the coding sequence ATGATTATCAATCACAACTTAAGCGCGTTAAACGCATGGAGAGCACTTTCAATTAATACTGCAAACACACAAAAAGCATTAGAGAAACTCTCATCGGGCCTTAGAATCAACCGCGCTGGCGACGATGCTGCAGGTCTAGCTATCAGCGAGAAGATGAGAGGGCAGATCCGGGGGTTGGAACAGGCTAGCCGTAATGCCCAGGATGCGATTTCCCTCATTCAAACGGCTGAGGGCGGCTTGAATGAGGTGCATTCAATTCTTCAAAGGATGAGAGAACTGGCTGTTCAGGCAGCCAATGGGACCTTGACCAATGATGACAGGGCCGCCATTCAGGCTGAAATCGATAACCTCAAAAACGAGGTAAACCGCATTGCCAATCAAACCGAATTCAATACGATGAAGCTTCTGAATGGTTCCCTGGGCACGAAGGTTACTATTACCAGCGGAAATGAAGTTACAGCTGCTAGCGTGACGGGAACTATTTCTACTACAGGTTCGTTTACCATTGACCTTATTCGAGTTGGAGCAGCTCATGTTTTGTGGTCGAATGCGCCAACTAAAGATGATGGGTCAGGGAATGCTACCTCTGTAAGTTTAGACACTACATCGTCACTTAATACCTTATTTGGCAGCGGTGCATTCGACGGAACCCAGCAACTGGTTATCTCACAGGGAAGTCAAACGATTAACGTGGCATTAAAAGGGGATGATACAATTGCAGGTATAATCAATACGATAAACCAGCGTGCACAAGAATTGAAGATGAATATTACTGCTTCCTTTGATAGTGTTAATGGGAAGATTTTACTTACTTCAACCGAAACTGGTATGGCCAACAGTATCACTGTAAGCGAAGTAGGCTTTACATCAAATGTTACTTTCGGCTGGGATGACCAAACGACTGCTGCTGATTATCAGTACACGGTAACAAACAACACTACGGGCATCACATCTGCCACATTGAGTTCTGCAACGAAGTCTGCAACTATAAACGACACTACTTCTGGTCTGACAGGTGTTACAGTAGTCTTCGGTAATACTGCTTCAGGTACGGCTGCTACTATTAACATCACTTCCAATGCGGTAGACATGCATATTGGTGCTAATGAAAATCAGGTAATGGAAATTGCCCTCAATGATATGCGGGCAACGGCCCTTGGAGTTGGGGCGATTGGTAAAGATATAAACGGCAATACCAGAACGTCCCAATTTGCCAACCTAAATGACATCGATGTGTCAACCTCATCTAATGCAGAAGACGCAATTATTACTATTGACAAAGCAATTAATGAGGTCTCTGCCGAACGCTCCAAGCTTGGTGCCTACCAGAACCGCCTTGAACACACCATCAACAACCTGTCCGTGGCTGCCGAAAACCTCACTGCCGCCGAGTCCCGTATCCGCGACGTAGACATGGCTCAAGAAATGATGGAATTCACAAAGAACAATATACTCAACCAAGCAGCGACAGCAATGCTCGCTCAGGCAAATCAATTACCACAGACTGTATTACAATTACTCAGATAA
- a CDS encoding DNA adenine methylase — MQTLNLIETLDKSSSILNNAKPFLKWAGGKTQLLDELYKRLPSTILQKGEIERYVEPFVGGGAFFFFLKKNFKIKESFLMDINKELIVGYKAVQNNVNELIHELKEMEEKYLKLSEEDRKNFYYRIREEYNKQKDNFDYVNYNLDWVKRAAYLIFLNRTCFNGLYRLNKKGEFNVPFGKYKNPTICDDYNLIEVSKALENTEIICADFEESEKYIAKNTLVYLDPPYRPLNSTSNFTSYNEDGFDDDDQRRLAQFFKEMDKRGAYLILSNSDPKNEDPQDDFFDKLYAGFIIERVKAKRYINSDGSKRGEINELVIRNYG; from the coding sequence GTGCAAACATTGAATTTGATAGAGACTTTAGACAAATCATCAAGTATTTTAAATAACGCTAAGCCTTTTTTAAAATGGGCAGGCGGAAAAACACAGTTATTAGATGAGTTATATAAGAGGTTGCCATCTACAATACTTCAAAAAGGTGAAATAGAAAGATATGTAGAGCCTTTCGTGGGTGGCGGTGCATTCTTTTTCTTTCTGAAGAAAAATTTTAAGATAAAAGAGTCATTTTTGATGGACATAAATAAGGAATTGATAGTTGGCTATAAAGCCGTTCAAAATAATGTAAATGAATTGATTCATGAGTTAAAAGAAATGGAAGAGAAGTATTTGAAATTGTCAGAAGAAGACAGGAAAAATTTTTACTACAGGATTAGAGAGGAGTACAATAAACAGAAGGACAATTTTGACTATGTAAATTACAATTTGGATTGGGTAAAGAGAGCTGCGTATTTGATTTTTTTGAATAGGACATGCTTCAATGGACTGTACAGATTAAACAAAAAAGGTGAATTTAACGTGCCTTTTGGGAAGTATAAAAATCCTACTATTTGTGATGATTACAATTTAATTGAAGTAAGTAAAGCATTAGAGAATACAGAGATTATTTGTGCGGATTTTGAAGAAAGTGAAAAATATATAGCTAAGAATACCCTAGTTTACCTTGATCCTCCTTACCGTCCTCTAAACAGTACGTCTAATTTTACAAGTTATAATGAGGATGGGTTTGATGATGATGACCAGAGGCGGTTAGCTCAGTTTTTTAAAGAAATGGATAAAAGAGGAGCTTATCTTATTCTCAGCAATTCAGACCCTAAAAATGAAGACCCTCAGGATGACTTTTTCGACAAACTATACGCCGGATTTATTATTGAAAGAGTAAAGGCGAAAAGATATATTAACAGTGATGGCAGTAAAAGAGGAGAGATAAACGAATTGGTTATAAGGAATTATGGATAG
- a CDS encoding type II restriction endonuclease, which yields MKELYLKFLNVVSEEEVIEKFHDTLIDTNRGYNFFVDWNKVKKHVERYKVEINILNSLIGSKKFDDDLRKILLNYPQVLPVIPILLAIRELNFKVIRDFADKNSDIVDYNFRVRTLTLEEVESIVEFFNKTGLKDFFVGMATRNLQDYVMGVEVGMDTHARKNRSGDAMELLLKPIVEKLAFKNGFKTVLFQKKFGYLKTNYGIEVDSAIRNRKADFILINHTGKVVNIEVNFYSGTGSKPQEIVDSYIERQNELKDNGFEFIWITDGDAWRGQKNQIRKGFEKIDYLLNLHFVRIGLLEEVLCRI from the coding sequence ATGAAGGAGTTATATCTCAAATTTTTGAATGTGGTAAGCGAAGAGGAAGTAATAGAGAAATTTCATGATACGTTAATTGATACAAACAGAGGATATAACTTTTTTGTTGACTGGAATAAAGTAAAAAAGCATGTTGAGAGATATAAGGTAGAAATAAATATTCTGAACAGCTTGATTGGTAGTAAAAAGTTTGATGATGATTTGAGAAAAATTTTATTGAATTATCCTCAGGTATTACCTGTAATACCGATTTTATTGGCGATAAGAGAACTTAACTTTAAGGTGATACGGGATTTTGCTGATAAAAATTCAGACATTGTAGACTATAACTTTAGGGTTAGGACTCTTACTTTAGAAGAAGTTGAAAGTATTGTAGAGTTTTTTAATAAGACTGGTTTGAAGGATTTCTTTGTTGGAATGGCTACTAGAAACTTGCAGGACTATGTGATGGGCGTAGAGGTGGGCATGGATACCCACGCAAGGAAAAATAGAAGTGGAGATGCGATGGAATTATTACTAAAACCAATTGTTGAGAAGCTAGCTTTCAAAAATGGATTTAAGACGGTGCTTTTTCAGAAAAAGTTTGGATATCTAAAAACTAACTATGGCATAGAGGTTGATTCTGCGATCAGAAATAGAAAAGCTGATTTTATCTTAATAAATCATACGGGTAAGGTTGTAAACATAGAAGTAAATTTTTATTCAGGAACAGGTTCAAAACCCCAAGAAATAGTGGATTCATACATAGAAAGGCAAAATGAACTAAAAGATAATGGGTTTGAATTTATTTGGATTACAGATGGAGATGCCTGGAGGGGGCAAAAGAATCAGATTCGAAAAGGTTTTGAGAAAATAGATTATTTGTTAAATCTTCATTTTGTGCGCATTGGGTTATTGGAGGAAGTATTATGCAGAATATAG
- a CDS encoding TRM11 family SAM-dependent methyltransferase has product MQNIEFRKEITTVWSFPERGNWKTHNGSYRGNFAPQIPRNVILRYSNEGDIVLDPMVGSGTTLIEAKLLNRRGIGFDINPESVELAKRNLEFDGEYKYEQIVRVGDVRNLKEISDSSIDLIITHPPYLNIIKYSNGRIEGDLSNISDVKKFCDELEKGVIELYRVLKEDRYCAILIGDTRKSGHYIPLSYYVMRLFLKNGFVLKEDIIKVQHNCKSTPYWEKQVEKYNFYMIMHEHLFIFRKPKKDENLNKIKYSTGLY; this is encoded by the coding sequence ATGCAGAATATAGAATTTAGAAAGGAAATTACAACTGTATGGTCTTTTCCTGAAAGGGGAAATTGGAAGACGCATAATGGAAGCTACAGAGGCAATTTTGCACCTCAGATTCCAAGAAACGTCATATTGAGGTATTCTAACGAGGGAGATATTGTACTCGATCCAATGGTTGGGAGCGGCACAACTTTAATAGAAGCCAAATTATTGAATAGACGTGGTATAGGGTTTGATATAAATCCTGAGAGTGTAGAGTTAGCGAAAAGAAATTTAGAATTTGATGGAGAGTACAAGTATGAGCAGATTGTAAGGGTAGGGGATGTGAGAAATTTAAAAGAGATTAGCGACAGCAGCATTGATTTAATAATAACGCATCCACCGTATTTAAATATCATAAAGTATTCAAATGGGAGAATAGAAGGGGACTTATCAAATATATCTGATGTTAAAAAATTTTGCGATGAGTTAGAAAAAGGAGTTATCGAACTTTATAGAGTTTTGAAAGAAGACAGATATTGTGCTATTTTAATAGGAGATACAAGAAAAAGCGGGCATTATATACCTCTTTCATATTATGTAATGAGACTTTTCCTTAAGAATGGCTTTGTATTAAAGGAGGACATTATAAAAGTTCAACATAATTGTAAGTCTACACCTTATTGGGAAAAACAAGTTGAGAAATATAACTTTTATATGATTATGCATGAACATTTATTTATATTTAGAAAGCCTAAAAAAGATGAAAATTTAAACAAAATAAAATATAGCACGGGCTTATACTAA